A window from Streptomyces subrutilus encodes these proteins:
- a CDS encoding helix-turn-helix transcriptional regulator, with translation MNRTERLYALVEELRAVSPRPRSARWLAERFGVSTRTIERDLGALQQSGVPLYAEPGRSGGYVVDKDHTLPPLTITPAEAAALAVALHALAGTPFAADARSALYKVFAVMPQRDRQAARELASLVRLPADPVRPTPLPPTLREALSGHRLLHLRYADARGETSDLTVEPLGFLGGDPWCLVGWCRLCSAAHGFRLDRIREARALEETVEPRPVDLSRLGGLGEDFVTLDTLYSFA, from the coding sequence GTGAACCGTACCGAGCGTCTGTACGCCCTCGTGGAGGAGTTGCGCGCGGTCTCGCCCCGGCCGCGCAGCGCCCGGTGGCTCGCCGAGCGCTTCGGCGTCAGCACCCGCACGATCGAGCGGGACCTCGGCGCCCTGCAGCAGTCCGGCGTCCCGCTCTACGCCGAACCGGGGCGCAGCGGCGGGTACGTGGTGGACAAGGACCACACCCTGCCGCCCCTGACCATCACCCCGGCCGAGGCCGCGGCCCTGGCCGTCGCCCTGCACGCACTGGCCGGGACGCCGTTCGCCGCGGACGCCCGCTCGGCGCTGTACAAGGTGTTCGCCGTCATGCCGCAGCGCGACCGTCAGGCCGCGCGCGAACTCGCCTCCCTGGTACGGCTCCCCGCGGACCCCGTTCGGCCGACCCCGCTCCCGCCCACCCTGCGCGAGGCCCTCTCGGGCCACCGGCTGCTGCACCTGCGCTACGCCGACGCGCGGGGTGAGACCAGCGACCTCACCGTCGAACCCCTGGGCTTCCTCGGCGGCGACCCCTGGTGCCTCGTCGGCTGGTGCCGGCTGTGCTCCGCCGCGCACGGTTTCCGCCTCGACCGCATCCGCGAGGCGCGGGCACTGGAGGAGACGGTGGAGCCGCGGCCGGTGGACCTGTCCCGACTGGGCGGCCTCGGGGAGGATTTCGTCACGCTCGACACGCTCTACAGTTTCGCTTGA